In uncultured Desulfuromonas sp., the genomic stretch GGCTGTGAGCACTATTGTCAAAAACTGCACAGCTGGACGTGTTCCGCAGCACCGCTTTACGACGAGCGTGGTGATATCAGTGGTGTTTTGCAAATGTCCGGACCATGTGAAAAGACCCATCCGCATACATTGGGTATGGTTGTCGCTTCGGCGGAAGCAATCCGCAAACAGTTGAGTGTCTGGCAACGCAACAGTGAGCTTGTTCTGGCCAATGCGCAACTCAGTCATCTGTTTCAGACCATGTCCGACGGAGCCCTGGTGATCGATGTCGATGGTCGGGTAATCCAAATGAACCCTGTCGCTCGCAAGGTATTCGGCAAAGAGTTGAGCGGTGAAGAACTTAACCGCATCATCACAGCGGCGGATAGTCCTGATCTCATCAGTTCAACCCATGCCTATAAAGACCTCGATGTGGTTCTGCAGACTGAAACCGAGCCGGTTGAAGCGCTGTTGACGGTGAAGCCGCTCAAAGATGACAACAGCGATCAATCCGGAGCAGTGGTGTTTTTCAACCCGATCCGCAAAATGAAAAAGCTGGTCAACCGTTTTGGCGGTGCCCAGGCAACCTTCCATTTCTCGGATATCATCGGTGAACATGACAGCGTGAAAGCCGCCATTAACATGGCACGAAAAGCTGCAGACAATCTTAGCCATGTGATGATTCTTGGCGAAAGCGGAACCGGCAAAGAACTGTTGGCCCAGGCCATTCACAATCACAGTATGCGTCGCAACGGCCCCTTTCTCGCCGTCAACTGCGCAGCGTTGCCGCGCGATCTGATTGCCAGCGAACTGTTTGGCTATACCTCCGGGGCGTTTACCGGGGCCAGCCCCAAAGGACGTCCGGGCAAGTTTGAGATGGCCTCGGGAGGGACGTTGCTGCTGGATGAAATCGGCGACATGCCGCTGGACCAGCAGGCGACATTGCTGCGCGTACTTCAGGACAAGCACGTGACCCGGCTCGGCAGCGAACGGGCCATTCCCGTAGATGTGCGGGTCATCTGCGCGACCAACAAGAATCTTCTGGATGCGGTGAGCAAAGGGCATTTTCGCCAGGATCTCTATTATCGGCTCAATGTCACACGCATCGATGTGCCACCATTGCGTGAGCGGGGGCGGGATATTGAGCTGTTGTTTAAGTTTCTGCTCAAGAAGATCAGCCTGCGTCTCCATCAGGCTCGTCCCGATGTTGATGATGCGGTTGTCACCGCATTGCTGCACTATGGGTGGCCGGGAAATGTGCGCGAACTGGAAAATGTTGTGGAACGGATGATCCATGCCGTTGAAGAGGAAACACTGACTTGCGCTCATCTTCCACAGGAAATCTGCTACGAGGCACCTGCTGAACGGGCTTCGGGCATCAGTGTCGTATCCATGCAGGATGCCGCCACTCTTAAACAGGCTGTGGGCGAGCAGGAGCGGCGCCTGCTGGTTGATCTGCTCCAGCGCTACCAGGGCAATATCAGCCTGATTGCCCGGGAGATGGCTGTGTCGCGCAACACGATCTATCGTAAAATGCAGCACTACAACATCGCCAGAGACTATCGCTTTGATTAGAATCTGTGATGGAAGTACAGTGTGTCGTGCTGCAATGTGTCACATTTTTATTACAGGTGTTTCAAGTAGGACACATTTGTCCTTTTGAGGGAACACCTGCTCATGACAATGACCCAAGACTGAAACAGTCTCCCGCCGATTTTTTTCGTATACGGTTTTCGCCCTGAAAACAGACTTTTAGACAGTTTTCCTCTCTTCTGCGTGACGGTAACAACACCTGCTGGCATATCGGTTGCTATTAAGCCTTCTCATGCCCGCGCGTTAACGCACTATTTTTTATCAAAGGAGAGAGTATGAAAAACCAAATTGATTCTCAGTACAAGCTGTACATCAACGGCCAATGGGTGGATGCCAGTGACGGCAAAACCTTTGAAGCACATTGCCCGGCGGATGGCTCATTGCTGGCAACCTGCGCCAATGCCACCAAAGAAGATGTCGATGCTGCCGTGGACGCGGCTTGGGGCGCTTATGATTCCTGGAAGGATATCAGTGCTCAGGAACGTGCCGGTTATCTGCTGAAAATCGCTGATCTGATTGATGCCAACGCCGAAAAACTGGCCATGGTGGAAACCCTTGATAACGGTAAACCGATTCGTGAAACACGCAATGTCGACGTGCCGCTGGCCAGCGACCACTTCCGTTACTTTGCTTCGGCCATCCGCACCCAGGAAGGTCAGGCGACCATGATCGATAAGGACACTATGAGCCTGATTTTGCGCGAACCGATCGGCGTGGTGGCCCAGATTATCCCCTGGAACTTTCCGTTTTTGATGGCGGCGTGGAAAATTGCTCCGGCACTGGCCGCCGGCAACTGCGTGGTAATCAAACCGTCATCCACGACCTCTCTAAGCCTGCTGGAGTTTGCCAAACTGCTCGATCAGGTTCTGCCCCCCGGCGTGGTCAATGTGATCACCGGCAAAGGCTCCACCACCGGCAACTTTGTCCTCGAACACCCCGGATTCACCAAGCTGGCGTTCACCGGCTCAACGGATATCGGCTACAACATTGCCGATGCTGCCGCCAAAAAATTGATTCCGGCCACGTTGGAACTCGGTGGTAAATCGGCCAATATCTATTTTGACGACTGCCAGTGGGACAAAGCGATTGAAGGGACCCAAATCGGTATTCTGTTCAATCAGGGCCAAGTGTGCTGCGCCGGCTCACGGATTTTTGTTCACGAAGCGATCTACGACAAATTTGTTGCCGACATGGCCACCGCATTTGAAAAAGTCAAAGTTGGTCTGCCGTGGAACGACGACACCATGATGGGCTGCCAGATTGATGAAGGGCAACTCAACCAGATCCTCTCCTATGTCGATATCGGCAAAGAA encodes the following:
- a CDS encoding aldehyde dehydrogenase family protein; this encodes MKNQIDSQYKLYINGQWVDASDGKTFEAHCPADGSLLATCANATKEDVDAAVDAAWGAYDSWKDISAQERAGYLLKIADLIDANAEKLAMVETLDNGKPIRETRNVDVPLASDHFRYFASAIRTQEGQATMIDKDTMSLILREPIGVVAQIIPWNFPFLMAAWKIAPALAAGNCVVIKPSSTTSLSLLEFAKLLDQVLPPGVVNVITGKGSTTGNFVLEHPGFTKLAFTGSTDIGYNIADAAAKKLIPATLELGGKSANIYFDDCQWDKAIEGTQIGILFNQGQVCCAGSRIFVHEAIYDKFVADMATAFEKVKVGLPWNDDTMMGCQIDEGQLNQILSYVDIGKEEGARLVTGGVRLTDGELGNGCFMAPTLFADVDNSMRIAQEEIFGPVVCVIKFKDEQEVIDMANDSEFGLGGAVWTRDINRAMRVARGVETGRMWVNTYNQLPAHAPFGGYKKSGIGRETHKMMLEHYSQAKNIFISMSEEKTGLY
- a CDS encoding sigma-54-dependent Fis family transcriptional regulator, encoding MECFVSKAEMAFSPCTVEGVIVMTHAQVWHQFIETGKLDSALDKAEIRHSWQRCREMDVDPYDGVSHQLLTPGQISTLLGSQKLYISLVRHFMKQLYEFVKGSGFIVFLANQEGYILEALGDPETFKAAAKVNLIQGACWVEFAGGTNGIGTALAIGRPVQVSGCEHYCQKLHSWTCSAAPLYDERGDISGVLQMSGPCEKTHPHTLGMVVASAEAIRKQLSVWQRNSELVLANAQLSHLFQTMSDGALVIDVDGRVIQMNPVARKVFGKELSGEELNRIITAADSPDLISSTHAYKDLDVVLQTETEPVEALLTVKPLKDDNSDQSGAVVFFNPIRKMKKLVNRFGGAQATFHFSDIIGEHDSVKAAINMARKAADNLSHVMILGESGTGKELLAQAIHNHSMRRNGPFLAVNCAALPRDLIASELFGYTSGAFTGASPKGRPGKFEMASGGTLLLDEIGDMPLDQQATLLRVLQDKHVTRLGSERAIPVDVRVICATNKNLLDAVSKGHFRQDLYYRLNVTRIDVPPLRERGRDIELLFKFLLKKISLRLHQARPDVDDAVVTALLHYGWPGNVRELENVVERMIHAVEEETLTCAHLPQEICYEAPAERASGISVVSMQDAATLKQAVGEQERRLLVDLLQRYQGNISLIAREMAVSRNTIYRKMQHYNIARDYRFD